Proteins encoded in a region of the Plodia interpunctella isolate USDA-ARS_2022_Savannah chromosome 27, ilPloInte3.2, whole genome shotgun sequence genome:
- the LOC128681343 gene encoding adenosine 5'-monophosphoramidase HINT2-like — MTAVQINNRIVFGGKIQNDYIYQDDQCVAFEAEDKQAPDHFIVVPRKTIPRLSDATVADERLLGHMLLVAKGLAADRGLSRAGYHTVVDEDHRTRTLVALHVFERSLLHMLWPTSLGSRL, encoded by the exons atgacagcagtgcaaataaataatagaattgTGTTTGGCGGgaaaattcaaaatgattACATTTACCAGGATGATCAG TGCGTGGCATTCGAAGCTGAGGACAAGCAAGCCCCGGATCACTTTATAGTGGTCCCTCGGAAGACCATCCCGAGACTGAGCGACGCCACTGTCGCCGACGAAAGACTTTTAG GACACATGCTACTCGTAGCCAAAGGCCTGGCGGCCGACAGAGGGCTCTCCCGGGCCGGCTACCACACGGTAGTTGACGAGGACCACCGCACCAGGACGCTGGTGGCGCTGCATGTCTTCGAGAGGTCGCTGCTGCATATGCTATGGCCTACAAGTTTGGGGAGCAGGCTTTAA